One segment of Rhodothermus bifroesti DNA contains the following:
- a CDS encoding endonuclease/exonuclease/phosphatase family protein, which yields MRTRLLKSLLLCLFLLPACRQTGPEPDRLEYPTTGFFVPESPPQFRAEGIRIATFNTFFLFDGYGDEGQATFPHKGNPEAARQHRARIAQVLRMLQADVVVLQEVEHEAVLRRMVKEDLADLGYEVYFVQGNDTFTGQDVAVLSRLPVEKIGRTEERVPVEGSSETYGVSKNIWVRMYLGDLPVTLIGVHFLAGPNDPSRRPRREAQAEVIRRLVVRELEAGRAVAVLGDLNDFDETVPDLNGNRPISRVLAIIKAAGPGPTDDLYNVLAAVPQTDRYTAFDDRDEDGQVAWPELSAIDHILLSPQLKARLQEVHYVQAHDPRTVSDHFPVIVTLAPRGL from the coding sequence ATGCGAACGCGTCTGCTTAAGAGCCTGCTCCTTTGCCTGTTTTTGCTTCCAGCATGCCGGCAAACCGGACCAGAGCCGGACCGCCTGGAATACCCAACTACCGGATTTTTTGTACCGGAGTCGCCCCCGCAGTTCCGGGCTGAAGGCATCCGCATTGCTACCTTCAACACGTTCTTCCTCTTTGACGGCTACGGCGACGAAGGGCAGGCAACCTTTCCCCATAAAGGCAATCCAGAAGCTGCACGCCAGCACCGCGCGCGCATTGCCCAGGTACTACGCATGCTGCAGGCAGACGTTGTCGTACTCCAGGAAGTGGAACACGAGGCAGTGCTGCGCCGCATGGTCAAGGAAGACCTGGCTGATTTGGGCTACGAGGTCTATTTTGTACAAGGAAACGACACGTTTACCGGGCAGGATGTAGCCGTGCTGTCACGCCTGCCAGTGGAAAAAATTGGCCGTACCGAAGAACGCGTACCGGTTGAAGGCAGTAGCGAAACCTATGGCGTGAGCAAAAACATCTGGGTCCGCATGTATCTTGGCGACCTGCCCGTGACACTTATCGGCGTGCATTTTTTGGCAGGACCTAACGACCCCAGCCGCCGGCCCAGGCGAGAAGCTCAGGCTGAAGTGATCCGCCGCCTGGTAGTCCGTGAACTAGAAGCAGGACGTGCCGTAGCTGTACTAGGCGACTTGAATGACTTTGACGAAACCGTGCCCGATTTAAACGGCAATCGGCCAATTAGCCGTGTTCTGGCGATCATCAAAGCCGCTGGTCCAGGACCCACCGACGACCTGTACAATGTGCTTGCTGCCGTACCCCAAACTGACCGCTATACGGCATTCGACGACCGCGACGAAGATGGACAAGTAGCATGGCCAGAGCTTTCGGCCATCGACCACATTCTGCTTTCTCCTCAGCTTAAAGCACGACTGCAAGAGGTACACTACGTGCAGGCCCATGACCCCCGCACTGTCTCCGACCACTTTCCTGTGATCGTGACCCTAGCCCCCCGTGGATTATAG
- a CDS encoding cell wall hydrolase — protein sequence MQRRRTAVLLLTLLMFTGILAFKADRWLGVSDEPIAFEASFAPSPTLDSLDQVRAHLIRLGVHRLPPLPPEAIDTETLWLARAIYSETKRPEEMELIAWVVRNRVETRYRGKATYREVILDPYQFSAFLPYNPRRFYYMRLTPHSKAPGWQQALSIAYYVRFADPQYRPFSIRTRHFYSEQSMTDQLFPIWAEGVHPVRPARYRIDERRFRFYEDIS from the coding sequence ATGCAACGCAGACGAACGGCAGTTTTGCTGCTGACGCTGCTCATGTTCACCGGGATCTTGGCATTTAAAGCCGATCGATGGTTAGGCGTCTCTGATGAACCTATAGCCTTTGAAGCCTCTTTTGCGCCATCTCCCACTTTAGATTCGCTGGATCAGGTCCGTGCCCACCTCATCCGTCTAGGGGTGCATCGTCTTCCACCGCTACCTCCGGAGGCTATCGATACCGAAACGCTCTGGCTGGCTCGGGCTATTTATTCAGAGACCAAGCGCCCTGAGGAGATGGAGCTGATCGCTTGGGTGGTGCGCAATCGTGTAGAAACTCGCTATCGGGGGAAGGCCACCTACCGAGAAGTTATTCTGGATCCTTACCAGTTCAGCGCATTTCTACCCTACAATCCTCGCCGGTTTTACTACATGCGTCTTACGCCACACAGCAAGGCTCCAGGTTGGCAGCAGGCACTCAGCATCGCCTATTACGTGCGGTTTGCGGATCCCCAATACCGGCCGTTTTCGATCCGCACACGCCATTTTTATAGTGAACAGTCCATGACCGATCAGCTATTTCCCATCTGGGCTGAGGGCGTTCATCCTGTGCGTCCAGCACGCTACCGAATTGACGAGCGGCGCTTTCGCTTTTACGAAGACATCTCATGA
- a CDS encoding TolB family protein, whose amino-acid sequence MIKSGLLLCALGLTTSGLAIAQIGPLGIFVGHGDVGEVQQAGSVHYDPEAQVYFLEGSGANVWGRQDAFHFVWRRLQGAFALHARGQFLGPGVDPHRKMGWMVRASLEPDAPYVDVVVHGDGLAALQFRRVAGGPTEEMRFALSGPDVLQLERRGDTYIAAVARFGEPLISQTLTGLALGDTVYVGLFICAHNDTVLERAVFDNVRIVVPAPEGWVPYRDYLGSLLEVLDVQTGRRKILHVSSGSLQAPNWTPDGQALIYNQDGLLYRFELATQAATVIPTGFANQNNNDHVLSFDGRWLGLSHHAAEHGGQSIIYVVPTEGGVPRQVTPTGPSYLHGWSPDGRYLVYTALRQGDYDIYRIPVEGGPEERLTDAPGLDDGPEYSPDGQYIYFNSVRSGTMQIWRMRPDGSGLEQLTEDAFNNWFPHLSPDGRWVLFLSYLPDVDPSDHPFYRPVYLRMMPAEGGKPRVVAYLYGGQGTLNVNSWAPDSRHAAFVSNTDVYKP is encoded by the coding sequence ATGATCAAAAGTGGATTGCTTTTATGTGCTTTGGGGTTAACCACCTCAGGGCTTGCGATTGCCCAAATTGGGCCTTTGGGAATATTTGTGGGGCATGGCGATGTGGGCGAGGTGCAGCAGGCCGGATCGGTCCACTATGACCCAGAAGCTCAGGTGTATTTCTTGGAAGGTAGTGGGGCGAACGTTTGGGGGCGTCAGGATGCGTTTCACTTTGTTTGGCGTCGTTTGCAAGGAGCGTTTGCATTGCATGCGCGGGGGCAGTTTTTAGGTCCAGGTGTAGATCCGCATCGCAAGATGGGATGGATGGTGCGGGCCAGTCTGGAGCCGGATGCGCCTTATGTCGACGTTGTGGTTCATGGTGACGGGTTAGCCGCACTGCAGTTTCGCCGTGTAGCGGGTGGTCCCACCGAGGAAATGCGGTTTGCGCTTTCGGGGCCGGACGTGTTGCAGCTTGAGCGTCGCGGAGACACCTACATTGCTGCGGTAGCCCGTTTTGGTGAGCCGTTGATCTCGCAAACGCTTACCGGCCTTGCGTTGGGCGATACGGTCTACGTGGGGTTGTTTATTTGTGCGCATAACGATACGGTGCTTGAGCGAGCCGTATTTGACAACGTGCGCATTGTTGTGCCTGCTCCGGAAGGGTGGGTCCCCTACAGAGACTATCTGGGTAGTTTGCTTGAAGTGCTTGATGTCCAAACTGGCCGGCGCAAAATTCTGCACGTCAGTTCAGGCTCTCTACAAGCCCCTAATTGGACGCCTGACGGCCAGGCGTTGATTTACAACCAAGACGGGTTGCTTTATCGCTTTGAGCTGGCCACGCAAGCCGCTACGGTCATTCCCACGGGATTTGCGAATCAGAACAACAATGATCATGTGCTTTCGTTTGACGGACGCTGGCTAGGCCTCAGCCATCATGCTGCAGAGCATGGCGGCCAGTCGATCATTTATGTGGTGCCTACTGAAGGCGGAGTGCCCCGGCAGGTTACGCCTACCGGCCCTTCATACTTGCACGGCTGGTCGCCCGATGGCCGCTATCTGGTTTACACTGCTCTGCGCCAAGGTGATTACGACATCTACCGCATTCCTGTAGAAGGGGGTCCAGAAGAGCGGTTGACCGATGCACCAGGGCTTGATGATGGACCGGAGTATTCGCCTGACGGGCAATACATTTACTTTAACTCAGTGCGGAGCGGTACCATGCAGATCTGGCGCATGCGGCCTGATGGAAGTGGGTTGGAGCAACTCACCGAGGATGCTTTTAACAACTGGTTTCCGCATCTTTCACCCGACGGTCGCTGGGTGCTGTTTTTGTCCTATTTACCTGATGTAGATCCCAGCGATCATCCTTTTTACCGTCCGGTTTACTTGCGCATGATGCCTGCCGAAGGGGGCAAGCCGCGTGTGGTAGCCTATCTCTATGGAGGTCAGGGTACCCTTAATGTAAACAGCTGGGCGCCCGACAGCCGCCATGCGGCTTTTGTGAGCAACACAGACGTATACAAACCTTAA